One Pyrenophora tritici-repentis strain M4 chromosome 5, whole genome shotgun sequence DNA window includes the following coding sequences:
- a CDS encoding Hexokinase has protein sequence MSRNSSVSSPSEATRPRSSPTQSARQARQANTGTSLVTHTILSLLVLLLALGTAFFAPHLPNAVVRLVTKDHATGFTLRNPIVLQEPSVCPKPEQQVEFVGTFNREHKRSMALADQAKRVAAEFDFSDDALNKAVKEFIREMDEGLVKEGTEMSQIPTYVTAVPNGTEKGLYMAVDLGGTNFRVCSIELHGNTTFSLTQSKVAIPRELMVAKTSKELFSFLAKQIEAFLKLHHEEHYAGTLRRREGKGGEPEDEEIFNLGFTFSFPVHQIGINKGMLMRWTKGFDIQDAVGKDVCALLQQEIDELHLPVKVAALVNDTVGTLMARSYTSPGKTGTLLGAIFGTGTNGAYVEKLDKVSKLTQSKTAGDYDQSTGEMIVNTEWGSFDNSLRTLPNSPYDIELDKNSVNPGIQMFEKRVSGMFLGELLRLALVKLIKDPSVPLFTDDNSSSNDVHSTTQIHDGSPIWKQWGIDTSFLSVCAGDHSPGLRMLRQTLDKDYDISAVSAEDAEAVREIAAAIGRRAARLAAVAIAGVVINTGRLDKSSGSATTEDKSGIAPPRGDVDASEGDEIDVGVDGSLVEFYPNFEEYIREALRAIPEIGTKGEKRVRIGIAKDGSGVGAALIALVAGKVNAPQ, from the exons ATGAGCAGGAACAGCTCGGTATCAAGCCCAAGTGAAGCCACGCGCCCACGCTCCAGCCCGACGCAGAGCGCGCGTCAAGCCCGGCAAGCAAATACAGGGACTTCTCTGGTGACCCACACGATCCTCAGCCTCCTTGTACTTCTGTTAGCGCTTGGAACTGCTTTCTTCGCACCCCACCTTCCCAACGCCGTCGTGCGCCTCGTTACCAAAGATCACGCAACCGGCTTCACGCTCCGAAATCCAATCGTTCTACAAGAACCCTCGGTTTGCCCCAAACCTGAGCAGCAGGTCGAGTTTGTCGGAACCTTTAATCGAGAGCATAAGCGCAGCATGGCACTCGCCGACCAAGCCAAGCGGGTGGCCGCCGAGTTTGACTTTAGCGACGATGCCCTCAACAAGGCCGTCAAGGAGTTTATACGGGAGATGG ACGAGGGCCTGGTGAAGGAGGGCACTGAAATGAGCCAGATTCCTACCTATGTCACTGCTGTCCCCAACGGCACTGAAAAG GGCCTCTACATGGCTGTCGATTTGGGCGGCACAAACTTTCGCGTTTGTTCCATTGAGCTCCATGGCAACACCACCTTCTCCCTCACGCAGAGCAAAGTCGCAATACCGCGTGAGCTCATGGTAGCAAAGACATCAAAAGAACTCTTCTCCTTCCTTGCCAAGCAGATTGAAGCATTCCTCAAACTACACCACGAAGAACACTATGCCGGCACGCTTAGGCGCAGAGAAGGAAAGGGCGGCGAGCCGGAAGATGAGGAGATCTTCAACCTGGGCtttactttttcgtttccGGTGCATCAGATTGGCATCAACAAGGGCATGCTCATGCGCTGGACAAAGGGCTTTGACATTCAAGACGCAGTCGGAAAAGACGTCTGTGCGCTGCTCCAACAGGAGATTGATGAGCTACATCTGCCTGTCAAGGTCGCCGCTCTTGTGAATGATACCGTCGGAACCCTCATGGCCCGGTCATACACATCTCCCGGAAAGACTGGCACATTGCTCGGAGCAATTTTCGGAACGGGTACAAATGGAGCCTACGTAGAGAAGTTGGACAAGGTCAGCAAGCTCACCCAGAGCAAGACCGCTGGAGATTATGACCAGTCTACCGGAGAGATGATTGTCAACACCGAGTGGGGTTCGTTTGACAACTCGCTCCGCACGTTGCCCAACAGCCCGTATGACATCGAGCTGGATAAGAACTCTGTGAACCCAGGCATCCAGATGTTTGAGAAACGTGTATCGGGCATGTTTCTGGGAGAGCTTCTTCGCCTCGCACTGGTCAAGCTTATCAAAGACCCAAGTGTTCCCCTTTTCACCGACGACAACTCATCCTCGAATGATGTTCACAGCACAACACAAATACATGATGGTAGCCCGATATGGAAACAATGGGGTATTGACACAAGCTTCCTCAGTGTATGCGCTGGCGACCACAGCCCCGGTCTGCGCATGCTGAGACAGACCTTGGACAAGGACTATGACATTTCCGCAGTTAGCGCAGAGGATGCCGAAGCTGTTCGAGAGATTGCAGCGGCCATTGGACGTCGTGCTGCTCGCCTCGCCGCCGTCGCGATTGCTGGTGTCGTCATCAACACTGGTCGTCTGGACAAGTCGTCAGGCTCTGCTACCACCGAGGACAAGTCCGGCATTGCTCCACCACGTGGCGATGTTGACGCAAGCGAGGGCGATGAGATTGACGTTGGTGTAGACGGCTCGCTAGTAGAGTTCTACCCCAACTTTGAAGAGTACATTCGCGAGGCACTGCGTGCAATACCCGAGATTGGCACAAAGGGTGAGAAGAGGGTCAGGATTGGCATCGCAAAGGACGGTTCCGGTGTCGGTGCTGCATTGATTGCGCTTGTTGCTGGAAAGGTCAACGCGCCGCAGTAA